A window of the Brassica napus cultivar Da-Ae chromosome C5, Da-Ae, whole genome shotgun sequence genome harbors these coding sequences:
- the LOC106403495 gene encoding uncharacterized protein LOC106403495 has translation MLCPCRDCRNLTHQSLDKIVEHLVIRGMDKKYKSSRWSIHGEKRDSAEDSVLQYETEAFDLFKTTFSMDEGGPNQTTDNEDDESPEEIEFKKKLRDAQTPLYSDCLKHTKVSAIMGLYRFKVKSGVSENYFDQLLVLLEDLLPEDNVLPKSLAAIKKFLKIFGFGYDSIHACKNDCILYRKEYENLESCPRCKVSRWEMDKHSNELKVGIPAKVLRYFPIKDRFRRMFRSQRMAEDQRWHYSNATEDGTMRHPVDSISWAQVNAKWPDFAADPRNLRLGISTDGMNPFSMQSTNHSTWPVLLVNYNTPPTMCMKAENIMLTLLIPGPTAPGNNIDVYLAPLIDDLKDLWAEGIEVYDSFAKENFNLRALLLWSISDYPALGTLSGCKVKGKKACNVCGKDTPARWLKFSRKFVYMSNRRRLPPGHRYRYKKAWFDNTVEEGNANRIQTGAEIYETLQAFTNDFGRPLEKKKKRKRLELEDDERLQEEECEESNELWRWKKRSIFFDQPYWKVNYSNLPILSDYWKERSICLTVSCLMC, from the coding sequence ATGCTATGTCCTTGTAGAGACTGCCGCAATTTGACCCATCAGTCACTGGATAAAATTGTGGAGCATTTGGTGATTAGGGGTATGGATAAGAAGTATAAGAGTTCTCGTTGGAGTATTCATGGAGAAAAAAGAGATTCTGCAGAAGACagtgttcttcaatatgaaacAGAGGCGTTTGATTTGTTTAAGACAACATTCTCCATGGACGAAGGTGGTCCAAACCAGACAACTGACAACGAAGACGATGAATCACCAGAGGAAATTGAGTTTAAGAAAAAGCTCAGAGACGCTCAAACGCCATTATACTCGGATTGTCTCAAGCACACAAAGGTTTCAGCTATCATGGGACTTTACAGATTCAAGGTTAAAAGTGGTGTGTCGGAGAACTACTTTGATCAGCTGTTGGTTTTACTTGAGGATTTGCTACCTGAAGACAATGTTCTTCCCAAGAGTTTAGCTGCAATCAAGAAATTTCTGAAGATCTTTGGGTTCGGCTACGACAGTATTCATGCTTGCAAGAATGATTGCATATTGTATAGGAAGGAGTATGAGAACCTAGAAAGCTGTCCAAGATGCAAAGTTTCAAGATGGGAAATGGATAAGCACAGTAATGAGTTAAAGGTGGGGATTCCGGCAAAGGTCCTTAGATATTTTCCAATCAAGGACAGGTTTAGGAGGATGTTTAGATCACAAAGGATGGCTGAAGATCAGCGTTGGCACTATAGCAATGCCACTGAAGATGGTACAATGCGGCACCCTGTTGATTCTATCTCTTGGGCACAAGTGAATGCTAAATGGCCAGACTTTGCTGCTGATCCACGGAATCTTCGACTTGGGATTTCTACAGATGGGATGAACCCTTTCTCCATGCAAAGCACCAATCACAGCACATGGCCAGTGTTGTTAGTGAACTATAACACGCCTCCAACCATGTGTATGAAGGCTGAGAATATAATGCTGACTTTGTTGATCCCTGGTCCTACTGCTCCTGGTAACAACATTGATGTTTACCTAGCACCACTGATAGACGATCTAAAGGATTTGTGGGCTGAGGGTATTGAAGTGTATGACTCATTTGCGAAGGAGAACTTTAATCTCAGAGCCTTGCTGCTTTGGAGTATCAGTGACTATCCAGCCTTAGGAACACTGTCTGGATGTAAAGTAAAGGGGAAAAAAGCCTGCAATGTATGTGGAAAGGATACACCTGCAAGGTGGCTTAAGTTTAGCCGCAAGTTTGTCTACATGAGTAACAGAAGGAGACTACCACCTGGCCATCGTTACAGATATAAAAAAGCTTGGTTTGACAACACTGTGGAGGAAGGGAATGCTAATAGGATACAAACAGGCGCTGAGATATATGAGACACTACAAGCTTTTACGAATGATTTTGGTAGACCtctagagaagaaaaaaaaaaggaaaagactagagttggaagatgatgaGAGGTTACAAGAAGAAGAGTGTGAAGAATCAAATGAACTATGGCGGtggaagaagagatcaataTTCTTTGATCAACCTTACTGGAAGGTAAACTATAGTAACTTACCTATATTATCTGATTACTGGAAGGAGAGATCAATATGTCTAACAGTTTCTTGTTTAATGTGTTAG
- the LOC106405037 gene encoding putative cysteine-rich repeat secretory protein 17 — MYSSSSVSKRLLLIHVLAIQLLLISSELSLNTTNAYLNHKCLVSQGKYKPGSDYEKLFRKIIQMFYKGSIEKTGYDLLGSDTLSAILQCRGDSYGPKCRDCFVTSLAVLRRKCPWSKGRIIWYDECLLAISATYATGKIDYDNIFCMSNAKKLGDKLGFGDVWNNLMDNLTTLAISRVNYTEPTALYSVGETRFKGDTVYGMVQCTKDLSPEACEECLVFNSLHFQDCLNDKRGARFVGPSCTFRFEFYPFIAVRNFKELNK, encoded by the exons ATGTACTCTTCATCGTCTGTATCAAAACGCCTCCTTTTGATCCATGTCTTGGCCATACAACTTCTCCTTATAAGCAGTGAATTGTCTTTAAACACGACCAATGCGTATCTCAACCACAAATGCTTGGTTAGTCAAGGAAAATACAAGCCGGGAAGCGATTACGAGAaactttttagaaaaatcatACAAATGTTCTATAAAGGCAGTATCGAGAAAACAGGTTACGATCTGCTCGGCTCTGATACTTTATCCGCTATCCTTCAGTGCCGTGGCGACTCCTATGGCCCCAAGTGCCGCGACTGCTTTGTCACCTCCCTCGCTGTG CTTCGTAGGAAATGTCCGTGGTCCAAGGGGAGAATAATATGGTATGATGAATGTCTTCTCGCGATTTCGGCCACCTATGCTACTGGAAAGATCGATTACGACAATATCTTTTGTATGTCCAACGCGAAGAAGTTGGGAGATAAGCTCGGGTTTGGAGATGTTTGGAATAATCTCATGGACAATCTGACGACTTTAGCCATCAGTCGTGTTAATTATACTGAGCCAACAGCATTGTACTCTGTGGGGGAGACGCGGTTCAAGGGTGATACAGTTTATGGAATGGTGCAGTGTACGAAAGACTTGTCACCAGAAGCTTGTGAAGAGTGTTTGGTTTTTAATAGCTTGCATTTTCAAGATTGCTTGAATGATAAACGAGGAGCGAGATTTGTGGGTCCGAGCTGTACTTTTAGGTTTGAGTTTTATCCTTTTATTGCCGTTCGAAATTTTAAAGAgctaaataaataa
- the LOC106405470 gene encoding putative cysteine-rich repeat secretory protein 17 gives MYSSSSASKCVILIHVFAMQLLHINSELPLNTTNAYLNHKCLVSKGKYKPGSEYEKQLKLTIKNFYSDSGNKEGFTLLGSDGFSAILQCRGDSYGSKCRDCYATAVAALHRRCPWYKAKIIWYDQCLLSFDTKYSTGQIDYDNNFCMSNAKKLGGDKLAFIRTWNIFMDNLTTLAIRVDNNDTKTSPFYAVGETKFKGDMMYGMVQCTKDIPEKACEECLVFNSIHFQFCLNDKRGARFMCRSCTFRFEFYPFIAKQVRNI, from the exons ATGTACTCTTCATCGTCTGCATCAAAATGCGTCATTTTGATCCATGTCTTTGCCATGCAACTTCTCCATATAAACAGCGAATTGCCCTTAAACACGACCAATGCGTATCTCAACCACAAATGTTTGGTTAGTAAAGGAAAATACAAGCCGGGAAGTGAGTACGAGAAACAGTTAAAATTGACCATAAAAAATTTCTATTCCGACAGTGGCAATAAAGAAGGTTTCACCCTGTTAGGCTCTGATGGTTTTTCCGCTATCCTCCAATGCCGCGGGGACTCCTACGGGAGCAAGTGCCGCGACTGCTATGCCACCGCCGTTGCTGCG CTTCATAGGAGATGTCCGTGGTACAAGGCGAAAATAATATGGTATGACCAATGTCTTCTCTCGTTTGATACCAAATATTCTACTGGGCAGATCGATTACgacaataatttttgtatgtCGAACGCTAAGAAGTTGGGAGGAGATAAACTCGCGTTTATAAGGACTTGGAATATTTTCATGGACAATCTGACGACTTTAGCCATCCGTGTTGATAATAATGACACAAAAACATCACCATTTTACGCTGTGGGGGAGACGAAGTTCAAGGGTGATATGATGTATGGAATGGTGCAATGTACGAAAGACATACCCGAAAAAGCTTGTGAGGAGTGTTTGGTGTTTAATAGCATTCATTTTCAATTTTGCTTGAATGATAAACGAGGAGCGAGATTTATGTGTAGAAGCTGTACTTTTAGGTTTGAGTTTTACCCTTTTATTGCCAAGCAGGTCCGAAATATTTAA